The Planctomycetota bacterium genome includes a region encoding these proteins:
- the galK gene encoding galactokinase: protein MRTSTSIRPWPPSPQVGSPARRLVARACSLPLRPRSATAAVARPDFRPPRPSPRRLPRRATLPGFPEVPMAPAAPAAGGFVVVAHGRVNLIGEHTDYNDGFVMPMAIEPAVRCTVRRRGDGLVRLRSVGHEGEAVVDPSRPLGPGRRDWARYPIGVLAGYAARGFAIPGCEIEISADLPVGGGLSSSAALEVAVATAVETLCGQALDPVEKALLCQEAEHRFAGVPCGIMDQFAVTLARPGHALLLDCRSRAVTHVPLADPSVAVAVIDSGVKHDLAAGAYARRRDECRRAADRLGVASLRDLSADEWWSHGPGLPEIERKRVAHVVSENARVQAFAASIDLGDFVRAGRIMVESHWSLARDYEVSCPEMDALVAAANRVPGVLGCRMTGGGFGGCAVALVRADTATAALERIVDGYRTSTGNRARGFVTAPCGGPEVAPAAAAG from the coding sequence ATGCGCACCTCGACGTCGATCCGGCCATGGCCCCCTTCCCCGCAGGTCGGCAGTCCCGCTCGCCGTCTCGTGGCGCGCGCGTGCAGCCTCCCGCTCCGTCCTCGTTCGGCCACGGCGGCGGTGGCGCGTCCGGATTTCCGACCGCCGCGGCCAAGTCCGCGCCGCTTGCCGAGGAGGGCTACACTGCCCGGCTTTCCGGAGGTGCCCATGGCTCCAGCCGCGCCCGCGGCAGGCGGATTCGTCGTCGTCGCGCATGGTCGGGTCAACCTGATCGGTGAGCACACCGACTACAACGACGGCTTCGTGATGCCGATGGCGATCGAGCCGGCGGTGCGCTGCACGGTGCGGCGCCGCGGCGACGGCCTCGTCCGCCTCCGCTCCGTGGGCCACGAGGGGGAAGCGGTCGTCGATCCGTCACGGCCGCTCGGGCCGGGGCGGCGCGACTGGGCGCGCTACCCGATCGGCGTCCTCGCCGGCTATGCAGCCCGTGGGTTCGCGATCCCGGGCTGCGAGATCGAGATCTCGGCCGATCTTCCCGTCGGCGGGGGCTTGAGCAGTTCGGCCGCGCTCGAGGTGGCCGTCGCGACCGCCGTCGAAACGCTGTGTGGCCAGGCGCTCGACCCGGTCGAGAAGGCCCTCCTCTGCCAGGAGGCCGAGCACCGCTTCGCCGGCGTGCCCTGCGGGATCATGGACCAGTTCGCCGTCACGCTCGCCCGCCCCGGCCACGCCCTCCTGCTCGACTGCCGGTCCCGCGCCGTGACCCACGTGCCGCTGGCCGACCCGTCGGTGGCCGTAGCGGTGATCGACAGCGGCGTGAAGCACGACCTCGCCGCCGGAGCATACGCGCGCCGTCGCGACGAATGCCGCCGGGCGGCTGACCGGCTCGGCGTCGCGTCGCTCCGCGACCTGTCGGCCGACGAGTGGTGGTCGCACGGGCCCGGGCTGCCCGAGATCGAGCGGAAGCGCGTCGCCCACGTGGTGTCGGAAAACGCGCGCGTCCAGGCGTTTGCCGCGTCGATCGATCTCGGCGACTTCGTCCGCGCGGGGCGGATCATGGTCGAGAGCCATTGGTCGCTGGCGCGCGACTACGAGGTCTCGTGCCCCGAGATGGACGCCCTCGTGGCCGCGGCCAACCGCGTGCCCGGCGTGCTCGGGTGCCGGATGACCGGCGGCGGCTTCGGCGGCTGCGCCGTGGCGCTGGTCCGCGCCGACACGGCGACGGCGGCGCTCGAGCGGATCGTCGACGGGTACCGGACTTCCACCGGGAACAGGGCGCGCGGGTTCGTCACGGCGCCGTGCGGGGGGCCGGAGGTGGCTCCGGCGGCGGCGGCAGGCTGA